In Polyangium spumosum, a genomic segment contains:
- a CDS encoding extracellular solute-binding protein has protein sequence MKSRQRRRLPALWVFCALFVVVFFSPAARAEPIRLWHAQRGDEQKALEEIVARFEGERVELLALPTDGFKSKISAAVQFGEGPDLFLDAHNRLGDYDGRKVIAPVGDALDGSAFAGPTLAAVSLRGEPYGVPITQKSVALYVNTDLVKEIPADFESIAELAKALPAGVVPLAYNSQSTYYHAGFVHAFGGLMLTPDDAFAFVGPAAERSLDFVLGLRAKKVVAEDTDVAVVTNLFRSGKAALAIDGPWLSTSLAETRALHYRVVPLPPIRAAGKPPQPYLGVEAVMLTPRGAARPEVRALARLLASPEATKIRLERARTLPARIDVPLPPEDAFLAAFAEQAKNTVAMPSSLAMDAVWEPADRAIRKVLRGDALPESALSEAKRRFDDVRRPAPPPASRTPGLVVFGALLLLGAFSLVRRAKDPEFRKDVKRSLPAYAYVTHAVIAVGVLVVLPLVIGALTSLLGGSIQNLREVGWHNYVGLHNFVQILTARGGSLFATGSFYVVLLVTVLWTVLNVFFHVTIGVALALLLSRPMLRLRALYRVLLIIPWAVPSYVTALAWKGMFHRQFGAVTGLVHALNETFGTSLEPISWFASFSTAFAANVATNVWLGFPFMMVVTIGALTAVPADVLEAAKVDGASPWQRLWLVTLPMIRPSLLPAVTMGAVWTFNMFNVVFLVSGGEPDGTTEILVTEAYRWAFTRNAQYGYAAAYAVLIFLLLFGRTRISDWLAERREAREKEASAAASVKAAGGAA, from the coding sequence GTGAAATCGAGGCAGCGGCGGCGTCTCCCCGCACTCTGGGTCTTCTGCGCGCTCTTCGTGGTCGTCTTCTTCTCTCCCGCGGCGAGGGCCGAGCCGATCCGGCTCTGGCACGCGCAGCGCGGCGATGAACAGAAGGCGCTCGAAGAGATCGTCGCGCGCTTCGAGGGCGAGCGGGTCGAGCTGCTCGCGCTCCCCACCGACGGCTTCAAATCGAAGATCTCCGCCGCCGTCCAGTTCGGCGAGGGCCCGGACCTCTTCCTCGACGCGCACAACAGGCTCGGCGATTACGACGGCCGCAAGGTCATCGCGCCCGTGGGCGACGCGCTCGACGGGAGCGCGTTCGCCGGGCCCACGCTCGCCGCCGTCTCGCTGCGCGGCGAGCCCTACGGCGTCCCCATCACGCAGAAGAGCGTCGCTCTTTACGTGAACACGGACCTCGTGAAGGAGATCCCGGCCGATTTCGAGTCGATCGCCGAGCTCGCGAAGGCCCTCCCGGCCGGCGTCGTCCCCCTCGCCTACAACTCGCAATCGACCTATTACCACGCCGGCTTCGTCCACGCGTTCGGCGGCCTCATGCTGACGCCCGACGATGCATTCGCTTTCGTCGGGCCCGCGGCGGAGAGGTCGCTCGATTTCGTCCTCGGGTTGCGCGCGAAGAAGGTCGTCGCCGAGGACACCGACGTCGCGGTCGTGACGAACCTCTTCCGCTCGGGCAAAGCCGCGCTCGCGATCGACGGGCCGTGGCTCTCGACGAGCCTCGCGGAGACGCGCGCTCTCCATTATCGCGTGGTCCCGCTGCCCCCGATCCGCGCCGCGGGGAAGCCGCCCCAGCCTTATCTCGGCGTCGAGGCCGTCATGCTCACGCCCAGAGGCGCGGCGCGGCCCGAGGTGCGCGCGCTCGCGCGGCTGCTCGCGAGCCCCGAGGCCACGAAGATCCGCCTCGAACGAGCGCGCACCCTGCCCGCGCGGATCGACGTCCCCTTGCCGCCGGAGGACGCCTTCCTCGCCGCGTTCGCCGAGCAAGCCAAGAATACGGTCGCGATGCCCTCCTCGCTGGCCATGGACGCCGTGTGGGAGCCAGCGGACCGGGCCATTCGCAAGGTCCTCCGCGGCGACGCGCTCCCGGAGAGCGCGCTCTCCGAGGCCAAGCGACGATTCGACGACGTGAGGCGCCCGGCGCCCCCGCCCGCCTCGCGCACGCCGGGGCTCGTCGTCTTCGGGGCGTTGCTCTTGCTCGGCGCCTTTTCGCTCGTCCGGCGCGCGAAGGACCCGGAGTTCCGGAAGGACGTGAAGCGCTCGCTGCCTGCGTATGCGTACGTCACGCACGCCGTGATCGCGGTCGGCGTGCTCGTGGTCCTGCCGCTCGTCATTGGCGCGCTCACCTCGCTGCTCGGCGGCTCGATCCAGAATTTGAGAGAGGTCGGCTGGCACAACTACGTCGGCCTCCACAACTTCGTCCAGATCCTCACGGCGCGCGGCGGCTCGCTCTTCGCCACGGGATCGTTTTACGTGGTCCTCCTCGTCACCGTCCTCTGGACCGTGCTCAACGTGTTTTTCCACGTCACGATCGGGGTCGCGCTCGCGCTCCTGCTCTCCCGGCCGATGCTCCGGCTGCGCGCGCTCTACCGCGTCCTCTTGATCATCCCCTGGGCCGTGCCGAGCTACGTGACGGCGCTCGCGTGGAAGGGCATGTTCCACCGGCAATTCGGGGCCGTGACGGGGCTCGTCCACGCCCTCAACGAGACCTTCGGCACGAGCCTCGAGCCCATTTCGTGGTTCGCGAGCTTCTCCACCGCGTTCGCGGCGAACGTCGCGACGAACGTTTGGCTCGGCTTTCCATTCATGATGGTCGTGACGATCGGCGCGCTCACGGCGGTCCCCGCCGACGTGCTCGAGGCGGCGAAGGTCGACGGCGCGAGCCCCTGGCAGAGGCTCTGGCTCGTCACGCTGCCGATGATCCGGCCGAGCCTCCTGCCCGCTGTCACGATGGGCGCGGTCTGGACGTTCAACATGTTCAACGTCGTCTTCCTCGTCTCGGGCGGCGAGCCCGACGGGACGACGGAGATCCTGGTCACGGAGGCCTATCGCTGGGCGTTCACCCGCAATGCGCAATACGGCTACGCCGCGGCGTATGCGGTCTTGATCTTCCTCCTTCTCTTCGGTCGGACCCGGATCTCCGATTGGCTCGCGGAGCGGCGCGAGGCGCGCGAGAAAGAGGCCTCCGCGGCGGCGAGCGTGAAGGCGGCGGGAGGTGCGGCGTGA
- a CDS encoding sugar ABC transporter permease produces MNKKPSFFESAACHVVLVIAVAFALYPVLWVVALAFSGTQTPSPRVIPVPEAPTLAHLSAVVGASRKIDGAEVWLFGRQLANSLVVSLSTALVGVLIAIPTAYALARFRFAGKESGVRALLATQMFPAVASAIPLYMILNQLGLLNSRTGLVVCYASTSVPFSIFQLRAAFEAIPVDLEEAAMVDGATRFSAFVRVVLPAARPAIAVTALFAFMGAYNEFILAATLLDKEEMFTLPVMLQRFIGEYDAQWEKFAAGALVVSLPVMALFYVAQRHLVAGLTAGGVKG; encoded by the coding sequence GTGAACAAGAAGCCATCGTTCTTCGAATCGGCCGCGTGCCACGTCGTCCTCGTGATCGCCGTGGCGTTCGCGCTGTATCCCGTGCTCTGGGTCGTCGCGCTCGCCTTCTCGGGCACGCAGACGCCCTCGCCGCGCGTGATCCCCGTCCCGGAGGCGCCGACGCTCGCGCACCTCTCCGCGGTCGTGGGCGCCTCGCGCAAGATCGACGGCGCCGAGGTATGGCTCTTCGGCCGCCAGCTCGCCAATTCGCTGGTCGTCTCGCTCTCGACGGCGCTCGTCGGCGTGCTCATCGCCATTCCGACGGCGTACGCCCTCGCGCGGTTCCGCTTCGCCGGCAAGGAGTCGGGCGTGCGGGCGCTGCTCGCCACGCAGATGTTCCCCGCCGTGGCGAGCGCGATCCCGCTCTACATGATCCTGAATCAACTGGGCCTCTTGAACTCGCGGACGGGCCTCGTCGTCTGTTATGCCTCGACGAGCGTGCCCTTCTCCATTTTCCAGCTCCGCGCGGCCTTCGAGGCGATCCCGGTCGACCTCGAGGAGGCGGCGATGGTCGACGGCGCCACGCGCTTCTCGGCGTTCGTCCGCGTCGTCCTGCCCGCGGCGCGCCCGGCGATCGCCGTGACCGCCCTCTTCGCGTTCATGGGCGCGTACAACGAGTTCATCCTCGCCGCGACGCTGCTCGACAAGGAGGAGATGTTCACGCTGCCCGTCATGCTGCAGCGGTTCATCGGCGAATACGACGCGCAATGGGAGAAATTCGCCGCGGGCGCGCTCGTCGTCTCCTTGCCCGTGATGGCGCTCTTTTACGTCGCGCAGCGCCACCTCGTCGCGGGCCTCACGGCCGGCGGCGTGAAGGGGTGA
- a CDS encoding FAD-dependent oxidoreductase produces the protein MTTLQHSTDVLIVGGGTIGLSAAYHAARRGLRTILVDQFPNQGSGPNDLGSSRGLERMFRILYAQPERVRLVETAYAMWHELEQHARVDPARPLLVEQDMLFFGNPDVSTFEGNISNIQATMDQLGVPYERLGSPDEIVARYPIFEKAGLYTPDGTAYVGLVQNNGATINVQRAFEVTRELAERTGRYRQILDRVVHIEQHTSGAWTVTLVNGEKIHAGYLILCPGVWLDSVLAPLGLAAYKKDPAWSIWQMTLGFFARGPSGKDAHWPIWYEFGNTNSDANRLFYGFPDVGFSEETRGKFKISADYTYTTWSSPDQIERSPDPRIIADIQAHLRALVKPGVLDIDNPTLQGACMYSMAPDGDIVLGRIPIAPEATQFRTNASILCMASGRGFKYTPLFGRILVDLAVTGSTPYQVDLGDFSTTRAHVFQRVNDK, from the coding sequence ATGACCACCCTACAACACAGCACGGATGTCCTCATCGTCGGCGGCGGCACGATCGGCCTCTCGGCGGCCTATCACGCGGCGCGGCGCGGTCTACGTACGATCCTCGTGGATCAGTTTCCCAACCAGGGAAGCGGCCCGAACGATCTCGGGAGCTCGCGTGGCCTCGAGCGGATGTTTCGTATCCTCTACGCGCAGCCCGAGCGCGTCCGCCTCGTCGAGACGGCGTACGCCATGTGGCACGAGCTCGAGCAGCACGCCCGCGTCGACCCTGCGCGCCCGCTGCTCGTCGAGCAGGATATGCTCTTTTTCGGCAACCCCGACGTCTCCACGTTCGAGGGCAACATCTCGAACATCCAGGCGACGATGGATCAGCTCGGGGTCCCGTACGAAAGACTCGGCAGCCCGGACGAGATCGTCGCGCGTTATCCGATCTTCGAGAAGGCCGGGCTCTACACGCCCGATGGGACCGCCTACGTGGGGCTCGTCCAGAACAACGGCGCGACCATCAACGTGCAGCGCGCCTTCGAGGTCACCCGCGAGCTCGCCGAGCGGACCGGCCGCTATCGGCAGATCCTCGACCGCGTCGTCCATATCGAGCAACACACCTCGGGGGCGTGGACCGTCACGCTCGTCAATGGCGAGAAGATCCACGCCGGCTACCTCATCCTGTGCCCCGGCGTGTGGCTCGACAGCGTGCTCGCCCCGCTCGGGCTCGCCGCGTACAAGAAGGACCCTGCCTGGTCGATCTGGCAGATGACCCTGGGTTTCTTCGCGCGTGGCCCCAGCGGAAAGGACGCGCACTGGCCGATCTGGTACGAGTTCGGCAATACGAACAGCGACGCGAACCGGCTGTTCTACGGCTTCCCGGACGTCGGCTTCAGCGAGGAGACCCGCGGCAAGTTCAAGATCAGCGCCGATTACACGTACACCACCTGGTCCTCGCCCGACCAGATCGAGCGGAGCCCGGATCCGCGCATCATCGCCGATATCCAGGCCCACCTGCGGGCCCTCGTGAAGCCCGGCGTCCTCGATATCGACAACCCCACGCTCCAGGGCGCCTGCATGTACTCGATGGCCCCGGACGGCGACATCGTCCTCGGCCGGATCCCGATCGCGCCCGAGGCCACGCAGTTCCGGACGAACGCCTCGATCCTCTGCATGGCCTCGGGCCGGGGCTTCAAGTACACGCCGCTGTTCGGACGGATCCTCGTCGATCTGGCCGTGACGGGCTCGACGCCTTATCAGGTGGACCTGGGTGATTTCAGCACCACCCGGGCCCACGTCTTCCAGCGCGTCAACGACAAATGA
- a CDS encoding M1 family metallopeptidase: protein MRFASRSSLYTPRTIFVGLAALALLGTACSDEPERCTASICEDGGSGGTGGDGGAGGMGGAGPTGDITANVLRYDYTFDLATAEATSKLALDVAAPGGDCYSVSCEASSLTDVTWNEGPAVSADFASNVLKTCGAGMPAGPTVSVGARTTVSNDTWWNLDVGFSRKKNLAGGEFSYLLSWVGGCDRFGPCDDDPSKMSDFHFEVTHPAGTTVLCPGTLAPGETKTTCDVTNAPTYSAFAIAADPLWERAPFGAYAGVDLVFYEVPLGTLASSLDKASVGAFMDWIVSLLGPFPYGKELRIAGGPTAWLGFEHPGNILLQEQLDKLQLDYADGTMHVLMHEIIHQWAGDHTTLASATDFVWKEATAEYLAYVFEDIARPEGEAAATRAYWDGISPQSKHWPRPTDEPAPEVQAFYGDVYGPGPMVLYLQLEPLIGRTAVLAGIADFLSKSGGRSVTELKDALEAASGQNLDAYFDAWVFGQGAPVWPTFDVSATQLDGEATITVTQQNPGGKLFPCVVEVEVKGATETARVALDYGLAPEAAAVTMTIPFAEPVSTVTLDPDHRLIGTKTGAQPILISRPVWIF, encoded by the coding sequence ATGCGCTTCGCCTCCCGGTCCTCCTTGTATACCCCTCGAACGATCTTCGTCGGCCTCGCGGCGCTCGCCTTGCTCGGCACGGCTTGCAGCGACGAGCCCGAGCGGTGCACCGCCTCGATCTGCGAAGACGGCGGCAGCGGAGGCACGGGCGGCGACGGCGGCGCGGGCGGTATGGGCGGCGCGGGGCCGACCGGGGACATCACGGCGAACGTGCTGCGATACGACTACACGTTCGACCTCGCGACGGCCGAGGCGACGTCGAAGCTCGCGCTCGACGTCGCGGCGCCGGGCGGCGATTGTTACAGCGTCTCGTGCGAGGCGTCTTCACTCACGGACGTCACCTGGAACGAGGGGCCGGCCGTGTCGGCCGATTTCGCGAGCAACGTCCTGAAGACCTGCGGCGCGGGCATGCCCGCGGGGCCGACGGTCTCGGTCGGAGCACGCACGACGGTCTCGAACGATACCTGGTGGAACCTCGACGTCGGCTTTTCGCGCAAGAAAAACCTCGCGGGCGGCGAGTTCTCGTACCTGCTCTCGTGGGTCGGCGGCTGTGATCGGTTCGGCCCTTGTGACGACGATCCCTCGAAGATGAGCGATTTCCATTTCGAGGTCACGCACCCCGCGGGCACGACCGTGCTTTGCCCCGGGACGCTCGCGCCCGGGGAGACGAAGACGACCTGCGACGTCACGAACGCGCCGACCTATTCGGCGTTCGCGATCGCGGCGGATCCGCTCTGGGAGCGGGCGCCGTTCGGCGCGTACGCCGGCGTGGACCTCGTGTTTTACGAGGTCCCGCTCGGCACGCTCGCGTCGTCGCTCGACAAGGCCAGCGTCGGCGCCTTCATGGACTGGATCGTCTCGCTGCTCGGGCCGTTCCCGTATGGCAAGGAGCTGCGTATCGCGGGCGGCCCCACGGCCTGGCTCGGCTTCGAGCACCCGGGCAACATCCTCCTGCAGGAGCAGCTCGACAAGCTGCAGCTCGATTATGCCGACGGCACGATGCACGTGCTCATGCACGAGATCATCCATCAATGGGCGGGTGATCACACGACCCTCGCGTCCGCGACCGATTTCGTGTGGAAGGAGGCGACGGCGGAGTACCTCGCCTACGTCTTCGAGGACATCGCGCGGCCCGAGGGCGAGGCCGCGGCCACGCGGGCGTACTGGGACGGCATTTCGCCCCAATCCAAGCACTGGCCTCGGCCGACGGACGAGCCCGCGCCCGAGGTGCAGGCGTTTTACGGCGATGTTTATGGCCCCGGGCCGATGGTGCTTTATCTCCAGCTCGAGCCGCTCATCGGCAGGACCGCCGTGCTCGCGGGGATCGCGGATTTCCTCTCGAAGTCGGGCGGCCGCAGCGTGACGGAGCTGAAAGACGCGCTCGAAGCGGCCTCCGGGCAGAACCTCGACGCCTATTTCGACGCCTGGGTCTTCGGCCAGGGCGCGCCGGTCTGGCCCACGTTCGACGTCTCGGCCACGCAGCTCGACGGCGAGGCCACGATCACCGTCACCCAGCAGAACCCCGGCGGAAAGCTCTTCCCCTGCGTCGTCGAGGTCGAGGTGAAGGGCGCGACGGAGACGGCGCGTGTCGCCCTCGATTATGGCCTCGCTCCCGAGGCGGCCGCGGTCACGATGACGATCCCGTTCGCCGAGCCGGTCTCGACCGTGACGCTCGACCCCGATCACCGCCTCATCGGCACGAAGACGGGCGCGCAGCCGATCCTGATCTCGCGCCCCGTCTGGATCTTCTGA
- a CDS encoding flavin monoamine oxidase family protein: protein MARICIFGAGPGGLYVALRLLQSGSFCSDDTLELFDWGNYRFEGEHGSRAAAGRICTYHHRDDPTQSYIEVGGMRYIEWDETPKGSGHRLVSTMIRTLGLQEESVPFNTTDNPLFFLRGKNFYSSDISETSPAPYNTPHAAKSPDDAFTYVADQAIQKGLELDDRAEQCRFYSDGRLSDTYRGVFEPGQRLRDIGYWNLLYDVLGNEGYRYADMGGGYESNVINWHSADALIYNSEFAPGGTFKTLRHGYSTLFARMFAEIEALSKKEGAPRFHYHARHRLHSITAPHGKISFRTATAEAPYVGGEAQTADKVVLALPPESLELVAQATRYANVEGDLLNEPKVALYRDSVIKQPSYKVAMFFSSPWWEKTKYPPRLVGSDPSATNVFGPTITDLPIRQVYYFGNNSPSGASPAVYALLASYDDESFTSFWQELEIGPNRDRLVPVSQQLQPLHGPRHAPEAMVRMLRGELARVHNGPDATLELVPTPLETVFMDWSQKPFGAGYHAWAAHYDICDVMANIRKPSRLVEGLDAEVYIVGSAYSNDQAWVEGAFCTAESVLNDFFGVAPIIDPTDYPFICR, encoded by the coding sequence ATGGCAAGGATCTGCATCTTCGGCGCTGGCCCCGGCGGGCTTTACGTGGCTCTGCGGCTGCTTCAGAGCGGCTCGTTTTGCTCCGACGACACCCTCGAGCTCTTTGACTGGGGGAACTACCGCTTCGAGGGGGAGCACGGCTCCCGCGCGGCGGCGGGGCGCATTTGTACGTATCACCATCGCGACGACCCGACCCAGTCCTACATCGAGGTCGGCGGGATGCGTTATATCGAGTGGGACGAGACGCCGAAGGGCAGCGGCCACCGCCTCGTCTCCACGATGATTCGGACCCTCGGGCTCCAGGAGGAGTCGGTCCCCTTCAATACCACCGACAACCCGCTGTTCTTCTTGCGCGGCAAGAACTTCTACTCGAGCGACATCAGCGAGACCTCCCCCGCGCCCTACAACACGCCCCACGCCGCGAAGTCCCCGGACGACGCCTTCACCTACGTCGCCGACCAGGCCATCCAGAAGGGCCTCGAGCTCGACGACCGCGCCGAGCAATGCCGGTTCTACTCCGACGGCCGGCTCTCGGACACGTACCGCGGCGTCTTCGAGCCGGGCCAGCGGCTCCGCGACATCGGCTACTGGAACCTGCTCTACGACGTGCTCGGCAACGAGGGATATCGTTATGCCGACATGGGCGGGGGCTACGAGTCCAACGTCATCAACTGGCACAGCGCCGACGCGCTCATCTACAACAGCGAGTTCGCCCCCGGCGGCACCTTCAAGACCCTCCGCCACGGGTATTCGACCCTGTTCGCGCGGATGTTCGCCGAGATCGAGGCGCTCAGCAAGAAGGAGGGCGCGCCCCGCTTCCATTACCACGCGCGCCACCGGCTGCATTCGATCACCGCGCCGCACGGCAAGATCTCGTTCCGCACGGCGACGGCCGAGGCCCCCTACGTCGGCGGCGAGGCCCAGACCGCCGACAAGGTCGTCCTCGCGCTCCCGCCCGAGTCCCTCGAGCTCGTCGCCCAGGCGACGCGTTACGCGAACGTCGAGGGCGACCTGCTCAACGAGCCGAAGGTCGCGCTCTACCGCGACTCGGTCATCAAGCAGCCGTCCTACAAGGTCGCGATGTTCTTCTCGAGCCCCTGGTGGGAAAAAACCAAATACCCGCCGCGCCTCGTCGGCTCCGATCCGAGCGCGACGAACGTGTTTGGCCCGACGATCACGGATCTGCCGATCCGGCAGGTCTATTATTTCGGCAACAACTCCCCGTCCGGCGCGAGCCCGGCGGTCTACGCCCTGCTCGCGAGTTACGACGACGAGAGCTTCACGTCGTTCTGGCAGGAGCTCGAGATTGGCCCGAACCGCGATCGTCTCGTCCCGGTCTCGCAGCAGCTCCAGCCCCTGCACGGCCCTCGCCACGCGCCCGAGGCCATGGTCCGCATGCTCCGGGGCGAGCTCGCGCGGGTGCATAACGGCCCCGACGCGACCCTGGAGCTCGTCCCGACGCCGCTCGAGACCGTCTTCATGGACTGGTCGCAAAAGCCGTTCGGCGCCGGCTACCACGCGTGGGCGGCCCATTACGACATCTGTGACGTGATGGCGAACATCCGCAAGCCGAGCCGGCTCGTCGAGGGGCTCGACGCCGAGGTCTACATCGTGGGCTCGGCGTATTCGAACGACCAGGCCTGGGTGGAGGGCGCCTTCTGCACGGCCGAGTCGGTGCTCAACGATTTCTTCGGGGTCGCGCCGATCATCGATCCGACGGACTACCCCTTCATTTGTCGTTGA
- a CDS encoding ABC transporter ATP-binding protein, translating into MASVTVTALKKKFGQTEVLKGVDVRVPEGHFAVLVGPSGCGKSTLLRLLAGLEEADTGKIELGDRDVTRLEPRDRNIAMVFQSYALYPHLTVRENLAFGLKLRKTDPAEINKQVERASEMLGLGALLDRLPKQLSGGQRQRVAMGRAIVRKADLYLYDEPLSNLDAALRAQVRVDIRKLHDELGATSVYVTHDQVEAMTLADVIFVLNKGQVEQSGPPLEIFDKPATRFVAAFLGSPAMNFVDGELERAGPSWVFRAKNLVVPVDEATFAGGLEPGRKVTLGIRPHEVALAEGGGETTKLVVSVVEALGPETYAHGEIAGAPFIARVEARRGLKKGETLPIVFRSIHLFDVATGKSLRAR; encoded by the coding sequence ATGGCGTCCGTCACCGTCACGGCCCTGAAGAAGAAGTTCGGACAAACCGAGGTGCTCAAGGGCGTGGACGTGCGCGTCCCGGAGGGCCATTTCGCCGTCCTCGTCGGCCCGAGCGGGTGCGGGAAATCCACGCTCCTGCGCCTGCTCGCCGGCCTCGAGGAGGCGGACACCGGCAAGATCGAGCTCGGCGATCGTGACGTCACGAGGCTCGAGCCGCGCGACCGGAACATCGCGATGGTGTTCCAATCCTACGCGCTCTATCCGCACCTCACGGTGCGGGAGAACCTCGCGTTCGGGCTGAAATTGCGGAAGACGGATCCGGCCGAGATCAACAAGCAGGTCGAGCGCGCCTCCGAAATGCTCGGCCTCGGGGCGCTGCTCGATCGATTGCCGAAGCAGCTCTCGGGCGGGCAGCGGCAACGCGTCGCGATGGGGCGCGCGATCGTACGCAAGGCGGACCTGTACCTCTACGACGAGCCGCTCTCGAACCTCGACGCGGCGCTGCGCGCGCAGGTCCGCGTGGACATCCGCAAGCTGCACGACGAGCTCGGCGCGACGAGCGTCTACGTCACGCACGACCAGGTCGAGGCCATGACGCTGGCCGACGTGATCTTCGTGCTGAACAAGGGCCAGGTCGAGCAGTCCGGCCCGCCGCTGGAGATCTTCGACAAACCGGCGACGAGGTTCGTCGCGGCCTTCCTCGGCAGCCCCGCCATGAATTTCGTCGACGGCGAGCTCGAGCGCGCGGGCCCCTCGTGGGTGTTTCGCGCGAAAAACCTCGTCGTGCCGGTCGACGAGGCCACGTTCGCGGGCGGGCTCGAGCCGGGGCGAAAGGTCACGCTCGGCATACGGCCGCACGAGGTGGCGCTCGCCGAGGGCGGCGGGGAGACGACGAAGCTCGTGGTGTCGGTCGTCGAGGCGCTCGGCCCGGAGACGTATGCCCACGGCGAGATCGCGGGCGCCCCGTTCATCGCCCGCGTGGAGGCCCGCCGGGGCCTCAAAAAAGGCGAGACGCTCCCCATCGTGTTCCGCTCGATCCACCTGTTCGACGTGGCCACCGGAAAGTCGCTCCGCGCGAGGTGA